In one window of Paenarthrobacter nicotinovorans DNA:
- a CDS encoding FdhF/YdeP family oxidoreductase, which produces MATKAPDGNIDESKLTVTKPKTKAVGIPAVANALKISLEQMGPVRSVQTLLAVNQLDGFDCMGCAWPEHEKRNAAEFCENGAKAVAEEATRRRVTPEFFAKYSVEELKTRDDYWLGQQGRLTHPMVLEEGATHYTPIDWDDAYELMARELRELESPDQAVFYTSGRTSNEAAFVYQLLVRGIGTNNLPDCSNMCHESSGSALVETIGIGKGSVSLTDLETASLIFVAGQNPGTNHPRMLSALEKAKKNGAVIVSVNPLPEAGLLHFENPQHVAGMIQGTQLTDDFLQIRAGGDQALFQGLGKYLLEAEAEGRKTPGLETVLDHAFINDHTVGIDDYLRFLEKVEWDDIVEATGLTLEQIHATGERLLASSATIVCWAMGLTQHKHSVPTLRDVVNVLLLQGNIGKPGAGVCPVRGHSNVQGDRTMGIFEKMPEAFHDRLDQEFEFRSPRDHGYDTVAAIRAMRDGKVRFFMGMGGNFVRAAPDSEVTEHALANTRLTVQISTKLNHSHLSTGRRALILPTLGRTEKDTQRTGDQRVTVEDSMSAVHASRGRLKPASEHLHSEVAIVCNLADKLFTDGYQRLPNTPRASWLAMRDDYTLIRKHIEAVFDGFEDFEARIQHPGGFVLPHPPRDARKFDTASGKAHFTGNELEFIKVPPGKLVLQTLRSHDQYNTTIYGKDDRYRGIHGGRRVVLINAGDISELGFADGDMVHLVSEFHGTERRAENFRIVSYSTPKGCAAAYYPETNVLVPLDSVADTSGTPTSKSVIIRLEKA; this is translated from the coding sequence ATGGCTACCAAAGCCCCCGACGGAAATATTGATGAGTCAAAGCTGACCGTCACCAAACCCAAAACCAAGGCGGTGGGCATCCCGGCCGTCGCCAACGCGTTGAAAATCTCGCTGGAACAGATGGGTCCGGTGCGCAGCGTCCAGACCCTGCTCGCCGTAAACCAGCTGGACGGTTTCGACTGCATGGGCTGTGCCTGGCCCGAACATGAAAAGCGGAACGCGGCGGAGTTCTGCGAGAACGGCGCCAAAGCCGTTGCTGAGGAAGCCACCCGCCGGCGCGTCACTCCCGAATTCTTCGCCAAGTACTCAGTGGAAGAACTGAAGACCCGCGACGACTACTGGCTGGGCCAACAGGGGCGCCTGACGCATCCCATGGTCCTTGAAGAAGGAGCCACCCACTACACCCCGATCGACTGGGACGACGCTTACGAGCTGATGGCCCGGGAACTCAGGGAGCTGGAAAGCCCGGACCAAGCGGTGTTCTACACCTCGGGCCGGACGTCCAACGAAGCAGCTTTCGTATATCAGCTCCTGGTCCGCGGAATCGGCACGAACAACCTGCCCGACTGTTCCAACATGTGCCACGAATCCTCCGGTTCCGCCTTGGTGGAAACGATCGGTATCGGTAAAGGCTCCGTCAGCCTCACCGATCTGGAAACGGCGTCGCTGATCTTCGTCGCCGGGCAAAATCCCGGAACCAACCACCCTCGCATGCTCAGTGCGCTGGAGAAGGCCAAGAAGAACGGTGCGGTCATCGTGTCCGTCAATCCACTTCCCGAAGCCGGACTCCTGCACTTCGAAAACCCGCAGCATGTGGCAGGAATGATCCAAGGAACGCAGCTGACGGACGATTTCCTGCAGATCCGTGCCGGTGGCGACCAGGCTCTCTTCCAGGGCCTGGGTAAATACCTCCTGGAAGCCGAAGCCGAGGGCCGCAAGACCCCGGGCCTGGAAACCGTTCTTGACCACGCGTTCATCAATGACCACACCGTGGGCATCGACGACTATCTCCGTTTTCTGGAGAAGGTGGAATGGGATGACATCGTGGAGGCAACGGGGCTCACCCTGGAACAGATCCACGCCACCGGTGAACGGCTTCTGGCTTCCAGCGCCACCATTGTCTGCTGGGCCATGGGCCTGACGCAGCACAAGCACTCCGTGCCCACGCTCCGCGACGTGGTGAACGTCCTGCTGCTCCAAGGAAACATCGGCAAGCCCGGCGCCGGCGTCTGCCCTGTGCGTGGCCACTCGAATGTCCAGGGCGACCGCACCATGGGCATCTTTGAGAAGATGCCGGAAGCATTCCACGACCGACTGGACCAGGAATTCGAATTCCGGTCGCCCCGGGACCACGGCTATGACACTGTTGCGGCCATCCGTGCCATGCGGGACGGGAAAGTCCGTTTCTTCATGGGAATGGGCGGCAATTTCGTGCGGGCCGCCCCCGACTCCGAGGTCACCGAGCACGCCTTGGCCAACACCCGGTTGACCGTCCAGATCTCCACCAAGCTGAACCACTCGCACCTGTCCACCGGCCGGCGGGCACTGATCCTGCCGACCCTCGGCCGCACCGAAAAGGACACCCAGCGAACCGGTGACCAGCGGGTCACCGTGGAAGATTCCATGAGTGCCGTCCACGCCTCACGTGGCCGCCTGAAGCCTGCAAGCGAGCACCTCCACTCCGAAGTCGCGATCGTCTGCAACCTCGCGGACAAGCTTTTCACCGACGGGTACCAGCGCTTGCCCAACACCCCCAGGGCTTCCTGGCTCGCCATGAGGGACGACTACACCCTGATCAGGAAACACATCGAGGCGGTCTTCGACGGTTTCGAAGACTTCGAAGCCCGGATCCAGCATCCCGGCGGCTTCGTGCTGCCCCACCCGCCCCGCGACGCCAGGAAGTTCGACACGGCCTCCGGGAAAGCGCACTTCACGGGCAATGAACTGGAGTTCATCAAAGTCCCGCCGGGCAAGCTGGTCCTCCAAACCCTGCGCTCCCACGACCAGTACAACACCACCATTTACGGCAAGGACGACCGGTACCGCGGCATCCACGGCGGGCGTCGGGTGGTGCTGATCAACGCAGGGGACATCAGCGAGCTCGGCTTTGCCGATGGGGACATGGTCCACCTGGTCTCAGAGTTCCACGGGACAGAGCGACGGGCCGAAAACTTCCGCATCGTTTCCTATTCGACGCCGAAAGGCTGCGCCGCCGCGTACTACCCCGAAACCAACGTCCTGGTGCCGCTGGATTCCGTCGCCGACACCAGCGGCACCCCGACCTCGAAGTCCGTGATCATCCGGCTGGAAAAGGCCTAG
- a CDS encoding IclR family transcriptional regulator produces the protein MAARNNPDFDKDADAQGGGVQSVDRALQILEILAREGDAGVSEIAEEMGVHKSTVSRLVGSLVGRDLVRQNSERGKYQLGFGILRLASSIPGRLSVVHEAREVLEALAHEYKETVNLAVLRSNYAVNVDQAMGPSTLATYDWVGSLTPLHATSSGKVLLAALTADERTQVFKAVGLPARTPRTVTNRGELEKQLLDVARNGYATVHEEFEIGLTAVAVPIFNHTGSVIAAVSISGPAFRFSPEEQPGLIDGLREAGLSISARMGYRPR, from the coding sequence ATGGCCGCACGCAACAACCCGGACTTCGACAAGGACGCGGACGCCCAGGGCGGAGGCGTCCAGTCAGTGGACCGCGCCCTCCAGATCCTGGAAATCCTGGCCCGGGAAGGCGACGCCGGAGTGAGCGAAATCGCCGAGGAGATGGGCGTCCACAAATCCACCGTGTCCCGGCTTGTGGGCTCCCTGGTTGGCCGCGACCTCGTCCGGCAAAACAGCGAACGTGGCAAGTACCAGTTGGGCTTCGGCATCCTCCGCCTGGCGTCATCCATCCCCGGCAGGCTGAGTGTTGTCCACGAGGCACGGGAAGTGCTGGAGGCCCTGGCTCACGAGTACAAGGAGACGGTCAATCTGGCTGTCCTGAGGTCCAACTATGCGGTCAACGTGGACCAGGCGATGGGACCGTCGACTTTGGCCACCTATGACTGGGTGGGGAGCCTGACGCCGTTGCATGCCACGTCGAGCGGCAAGGTTCTCCTGGCAGCACTGACGGCAGACGAAAGAACCCAGGTTTTCAAGGCGGTGGGGCTGCCTGCACGAACGCCCCGCACGGTGACGAACCGCGGAGAGCTGGAGAAGCAACTGCTGGACGTGGCCCGCAACGGATACGCCACGGTCCACGAAGAGTTTGAGATCGGCCTCACCGCCGTGGCTGTGCCCATTTTCAACCACACCGGCAGTGTCATTGCCGCCGTGAGCATCTCCGGTCCGGCGTTCCGTTTTTCGCCAGAAGAGCAGCCGGGCCTCATCGATGGACTGCGCGAGGCCGGGCTGAGTATCAGCGCCAGGATGGGCTACAGGCCCCGTTAG
- a CDS encoding GcvT family protein codes for MASTPRIVIIGAGIVGTNLADELVTRGWNNITVLDQGPLNMPGGSTSHAPGLVFQTNPSKSMALFAKYTVEKLLSLTEDGQSCFNQVGGLEVATTETRLADLKRKLGYAQSWGIDGKILSREECKALYPLINEEDILGGLHVPTDGLALAARAVQLLIKRTEAAGVKYIGNTEVTGIEQSNRRVTGVETADGVIPADIVVSCAGFWGAKVGELIGMSVPLLPLAHQYVKTTPVPAQKGKNELPNGAQLPILRHQDQDLYYREHGERYGIGSYAHRPMPVDLDELGSYEPSSISEHNMPSRLDFTLEDFLPAWEATKQILPALRESEIEDGFNGIFSFTPDGGSLVGESKEVDGFFVAEAVWVTHSAGIARAVAELLVDGKSKIDLGDCDIHRFEEVQLTPEYVSETSQQNFVEIYDVLHPLQPKLSPRNLRVSPFHARHKQLGGYFLEGAGWERPYWFEANAELLKEMPDEWQPPARDAWSGMFSSPIAAAEAWKTRTAVAMYDMTPLKRLEVSGPGALKLLQELTTGDLAKKPGAVTYTLLLDEAGGIRSDITVARLSEDTFQLGANGNIDTAYFERAARHQTENGSAGDWVQVRDTTGGTCCIGLWGPLARDLISTVSNDDFSNDGLKYFRAKKVTIGGVTVTAMRLSYVGELGWELYTSADNGQRLWDALWKAGQPFGVIAAGRAAFSSLRLEKGYRSWGSDMTTEHDPYEAGLGFAVKMTKENFVGKAALEGRSEESSARRLRCLTVDDGRSLVLGKEPVFYKDQAVGYVTSAAYGYSVRKPIAYAYLPAAVSLGDSVEIEYFGRRIQATVTEDPLYDPTMSRLRG; via the coding sequence ATGGCATCCACGCCCCGCATTGTCATCATCGGAGCCGGGATCGTCGGCACCAATCTCGCCGACGAACTGGTCACCCGTGGCTGGAACAACATCACCGTCCTGGATCAGGGCCCCCTGAACATGCCCGGCGGTTCCACCTCGCATGCACCGGGGCTGGTGTTCCAGACCAACCCTTCAAAGTCCATGGCGTTGTTCGCCAAATACACGGTGGAAAAACTCCTCTCGCTGACCGAGGACGGCCAAAGCTGCTTCAACCAGGTGGGCGGCCTTGAAGTAGCCACCACGGAAACCCGTCTGGCGGACCTCAAGCGCAAGCTGGGTTACGCGCAGTCGTGGGGCATCGACGGCAAGATCCTCTCCCGCGAAGAGTGCAAGGCGCTGTACCCCCTCATCAACGAGGAAGACATCCTCGGAGGCCTGCATGTTCCCACGGATGGCCTGGCCCTGGCCGCCCGCGCGGTCCAGCTGCTCATCAAGCGCACCGAGGCCGCCGGCGTCAAGTACATCGGCAACACCGAGGTGACCGGGATCGAGCAGTCCAACCGCCGCGTCACCGGCGTCGAGACCGCCGACGGCGTGATCCCCGCGGACATTGTGGTTTCCTGCGCCGGCTTCTGGGGCGCCAAGGTAGGCGAGCTGATCGGGATGTCCGTCCCGCTCCTGCCGCTGGCCCACCAGTACGTCAAGACCACACCGGTCCCTGCACAGAAGGGCAAGAACGAACTGCCCAACGGTGCACAGCTGCCCATCCTGCGCCACCAGGACCAGGACCTTTACTACCGCGAGCACGGCGAACGCTACGGCATCGGCTCCTACGCGCACCGCCCCATGCCCGTGGACCTGGACGAACTGGGCAGCTACGAGCCCAGCAGCATCAGCGAACACAACATGCCTTCCCGCCTGGACTTCACCCTGGAAGACTTCCTTCCCGCGTGGGAAGCTACCAAGCAGATCCTCCCGGCACTGCGTGAAAGCGAGATCGAGGACGGCTTCAACGGCATCTTCTCCTTCACCCCGGACGGCGGCTCCCTGGTGGGCGAGTCCAAGGAAGTGGATGGCTTCTTCGTAGCCGAGGCCGTGTGGGTTACCCACTCCGCCGGCATCGCCCGCGCCGTGGCAGAGCTGCTGGTGGACGGAAAGTCGAAGATCGACCTTGGCGACTGCGACATCCACCGCTTCGAAGAGGTCCAGCTGACGCCCGAGTATGTCAGCGAAACGTCCCAGCAGAACTTCGTGGAGATCTACGACGTCCTGCACCCGCTCCAGCCCAAGCTGTCCCCCCGCAACCTTCGCGTCAGCCCCTTCCACGCCCGCCACAAGCAGCTGGGCGGCTACTTCCTGGAAGGTGCCGGTTGGGAACGCCCCTACTGGTTCGAAGCGAACGCCGAGTTGCTGAAGGAAATGCCGGACGAGTGGCAGCCGCCGGCCCGTGACGCCTGGTCCGGGATGTTCAGCTCCCCCATCGCTGCGGCGGAGGCGTGGAAGACCCGCACGGCAGTTGCCATGTACGACATGACGCCGCTGAAGCGCCTGGAAGTTTCCGGCCCCGGCGCCTTGAAGCTCCTGCAGGAACTGACCACCGGCGATCTCGCCAAGAAGCCCGGCGCCGTTACCTACACCCTGCTCCTGGACGAAGCCGGTGGAATCCGAAGCGACATCACGGTGGCACGCCTGAGCGAAGACACCTTCCAGCTGGGCGCCAACGGCAACATCGACACCGCCTACTTTGAGCGCGCGGCCCGCCACCAGACCGAAAACGGCAGCGCAGGCGACTGGGTCCAGGTCCGCGACACCACCGGCGGCACCTGCTGCATCGGCTTGTGGGGCCCTCTTGCCCGCGACCTCATCAGCACCGTCAGCAACGACGACTTCAGCAACGATGGCCTGAAGTACTTCCGCGCCAAGAAGGTCACCATCGGCGGGGTCACGGTGACCGCGATGCGCTTGTCCTACGTCGGCGAACTCGGTTGGGAGCTCTACACCAGCGCAGACAACGGCCAGCGCCTTTGGGATGCCCTGTGGAAGGCCGGCCAGCCGTTCGGCGTGATCGCCGCCGGCCGTGCCGCCTTCAGCTCACTGCGACTCGAAAAGGGCTACCGCTCCTGGGGCTCGGACATGACCACCGAACACGACCCCTACGAAGCGGGCCTCGGCTTCGCCGTGAAGATGACCAAAGAGAACTTCGTCGGTAAGGCGGCTCTGGAAGGACGCAGCGAGGAAAGCTCGGCCCGCCGCCTGCGCTGCTTGACGGTCGACGACGGCAGGAGCCTGGTGCTGGGCAAGGAACCGGTGTTTTATAAGGACCAGGCGGTGGGTTATGTCACCAGCGCCGCCTACGGTTACTCGGTCCGCAAGCCGATCGCGTACGCCTACCTGCCGGCAGCCGTCTCGCTGGGAGACTCCGTAGAGATCGAGTACTTCGGCCGCCGCATCCAGGCAACGGTCACCGAGGATCCGCTGTACGACCCCACCATGAGCCGGCTACGCGGCTGA
- a CDS encoding cyclodeaminase/cyclohydrolase family protein — protein sequence MISSETINNYLSRLASRQPTPGGGAAAALHAAQGAALVAMVARYTTGAKFEQHAALVARITSAADHLVVEALRLADADEHAFQAVIDSYKLPSDTDELKSARSAAIQDALVQAAQTPAQLIRVAGEVVSLATDLLDAANPNVISDVAAAADAARAAATTARVNIDINVVAIKDSAARSRLAGQTDGLEDKVVLAADSLVKRVRERILS from the coding sequence ATGATCAGCTCTGAAACCATCAATAACTACCTCTCCAGGCTGGCCTCCCGCCAGCCCACACCGGGCGGCGGTGCTGCCGCTGCGCTGCACGCGGCACAAGGAGCCGCATTGGTTGCCATGGTGGCCCGGTACACCACAGGCGCGAAGTTTGAGCAGCATGCCGCGCTCGTAGCCCGGATCACCAGCGCCGCCGACCACCTTGTAGTGGAAGCCTTGCGCCTGGCCGACGCCGATGAGCACGCCTTCCAGGCTGTCATTGACTCCTACAAACTCCCGTCGGACACGGACGAACTCAAGAGTGCCCGCAGCGCAGCCATCCAGGATGCCCTGGTCCAGGCAGCCCAAACTCCCGCGCAACTCATCCGGGTCGCCGGTGAGGTCGTCAGCCTCGCCACCGATCTCCTGGATGCGGCAAACCCCAACGTCATCAGCGATGTCGCCGCGGCTGCAGATGCCGCCCGCGCTGCCGCCACGACAGCGCGCGTGAACATCGACATCAATGTCGTGGCCATCAAGGACAGCGCCGCCCGCAGCCGCCTGGCAGGGCAGACGGACGGACTTGAGGACAAAGTGGTCCTCGCAGCCGATTCCCTGGTCAAGCGCGTCCGCGAAAGGATCCTCTCGTGA
- a CDS encoding molybdopterin molybdotransferase MoeA produces MLAQEELTAGLQRNHAMTWAEARQLAYHCAAPLPSAPTGFDAAIGCTLARDVVARQDLPHYASSAMDGWAISGEGPWALTGPGRRLSAGEASVIATGGLIPAGATTVLRKESGQVSDDGHLTLGPEVKPGETLPGRHIRPAGEEATAGDVLIPAGTLLNPAHLALAAVAGHDQLQVQRKPRVAVVMTGSEVVTSGDPAPGQVRDAFGPQLNAVIPQLGGVPDGQLRIGDSYGEWLAALDGAGDGRRPEVTITTGGTGKSGTDHFRAAVAALGGRLLLDGVAMRPGHPAVMAELPDGHFIIGLPGNPLAAMLTLMTLGEPLLAALGNRPFQEATPLLSGADIEPVQGKTRLIPCRLIHGLVFPAAHAGPGMMRGLAWADAYMAVPPEGAVAGEPVPVLPLPWTAPIGNPGQNQPGRPTVWPA; encoded by the coding sequence ATGCTTGCACAAGAGGAGTTAACAGCCGGCCTCCAGCGGAACCATGCCATGACGTGGGCCGAAGCCCGGCAACTGGCGTACCACTGCGCAGCTCCCCTCCCCTCCGCACCAACAGGCTTCGACGCGGCGATCGGCTGCACTTTGGCCCGCGATGTTGTCGCCCGACAGGACCTTCCCCATTACGCGTCATCAGCCATGGACGGCTGGGCCATCAGCGGTGAAGGGCCCTGGGCACTCACCGGGCCCGGGCGGCGCCTTTCTGCCGGAGAAGCCAGTGTCATTGCCACCGGAGGCCTCATTCCTGCCGGAGCCACCACCGTGCTCCGCAAGGAAAGCGGACAGGTGTCCGACGACGGGCACCTCACCTTGGGGCCGGAGGTGAAACCGGGCGAAACACTTCCCGGCCGCCATATCCGCCCGGCCGGCGAAGAAGCCACCGCAGGCGACGTCCTCATACCCGCCGGCACCCTCCTCAATCCGGCCCACCTTGCCCTGGCCGCGGTGGCCGGCCACGATCAGCTGCAGGTACAGCGCAAGCCGAGGGTCGCCGTCGTCATGACCGGTTCTGAAGTGGTCACCTCAGGTGACCCCGCGCCCGGACAGGTGCGCGATGCTTTTGGTCCGCAGCTCAATGCCGTCATCCCGCAATTGGGCGGAGTGCCGGATGGGCAGCTACGGATCGGCGACTCGTACGGAGAGTGGCTGGCGGCACTGGACGGCGCCGGTGACGGGCGGCGTCCCGAGGTGACGATCACCACCGGAGGCACCGGTAAATCCGGTACAGACCACTTCCGTGCCGCCGTTGCGGCGCTCGGCGGGCGGCTCCTGCTGGACGGGGTAGCCATGCGCCCCGGGCATCCCGCCGTCATGGCCGAACTGCCGGACGGTCACTTCATCATCGGGCTGCCGGGCAATCCGCTGGCAGCCATGCTGACCCTCATGACCCTGGGCGAACCCCTGCTCGCCGCCCTGGGAAACCGCCCCTTCCAGGAGGCCACTCCGCTGCTTTCCGGCGCCGACATCGAACCCGTCCAGGGAAAGACGCGCCTCATACCCTGCCGGCTCATCCACGGGCTGGTGTTCCCGGCCGCACACGCTGGTCCCGGGATGATGCGCGGGCTCGCGTGGGCCGACGCGTATATGGCGGTGCCTCCGGAAGGAGCAGTGGCCGGCGAGCCGGTTCCCGTGCTGCCCCTGCCGTGGACAGCGCCCATCGGTAACCCGGGCCAGAACCAGCCAGGAAGGCCCACCGTATGGCCCGCATGA
- the fdhD gene encoding formate dehydrogenase accessory sulfurtransferase FdhD, translated as MARMTQRRKIHRFQLDGTGGEHPVRYKEDVLAAEEPLEIRIGGTSFAVTMRTPGDDFDLVAGFLVSEGIIRNPSELLSLRFCAGEKDGTQTFNVVDAQLRPDVPLPDTKRHVYTSSSCGICGTDSIDAVRKTIHYDASLDGLRVPVDLLAGLPDRLREAQAVFDRTGGVHAAGLFRVDGSEPELLCLREDVGRHNAVDKVVGWALRQDLLPLTGLVLQVSGRASFELVQKAALAGIPVLSAVSAPSSLAADLAVGTGLTLVGFSRGHSLNVYAGRERLIDSRANVPEVAVSA; from the coding sequence ATGGCCCGCATGACGCAGCGCAGGAAAATCCACCGCTTCCAACTCGATGGGACGGGCGGCGAGCACCCTGTTCGTTACAAAGAGGACGTCCTGGCTGCCGAGGAGCCACTGGAAATCAGGATCGGTGGGACCTCCTTCGCAGTGACAATGCGGACACCCGGGGACGACTTCGATCTTGTGGCCGGGTTCCTGGTGTCCGAGGGCATCATCCGGAACCCATCGGAACTGCTCTCCCTGCGGTTCTGTGCCGGCGAAAAGGACGGGACACAGACCTTCAATGTCGTCGACGCCCAGCTGCGCCCGGACGTGCCCCTGCCGGACACCAAACGCCACGTCTACACGTCCAGCTCGTGCGGCATCTGCGGAACCGACTCGATCGACGCCGTGCGCAAGACCATCCACTACGACGCGTCCCTGGATGGGCTGCGGGTTCCCGTCGATCTCCTGGCCGGGCTGCCGGACCGCCTCCGTGAGGCCCAGGCCGTTTTCGACAGGACCGGCGGTGTCCATGCTGCGGGACTCTTCAGGGTGGATGGTTCCGAGCCGGAGCTCCTGTGCCTTCGCGAGGACGTGGGGCGCCACAACGCCGTCGACAAGGTGGTGGGGTGGGCACTCCGCCAGGACCTGTTGCCGCTGACGGGCCTGGTCCTGCAGGTCTCCGGCAGGGCATCGTTCGAACTCGTCCAGAAGGCCGCGCTGGCCGGAATACCCGTCTTGTCAGCAGTCAGCGCACCCTCGAGCCTGGCGGCCGATCTTGCAGTGGGGACCGGCCTGACCCTGGTGGGCTTCAGCCGTGGCCACAGCCTGAACGTCTATGCAGGAAGGGAACGACTCATCGATTCACGGGCCAACGTCCCGGAGGTGGCCGTCAGCGCATAA
- the fdhA gene encoding formaldehyde dehydrogenase, glutathione-independent, whose product MSGNRAVAYKEPGVVEIIDTDYPTFELKDGPGVNPANVGRKVPHGAILRTVTTNICGSDQHMVRGRTTAPQNLVLGHEITGEVVEVGPDVEFIKVGDIVSVPFNISCGRCRNCKEQKTGICLNVNPDRPGSAYGYVDMGGWVGGQAEYVLVPYADWNLLRFPDRDQALEKIMDLTMLSDIFPTGFHGAVTAGVGVGSTVYVAGAGPVGIAAAVGAQLLGAAVVIVGDMNEDRLAQARSFGCETVNVSQGDPKDQIEQILGVPEVDCGVDAVGFEARGHGKDASHEAPATVLNSLMDITAAGGALGIPGLYVTGDPGGIDDAAKHGSLSLSLGTGWAKSLSFTTGQCPVMKYNRQLMMAILHDKVQIAKAVNAQAIPLEDAPRGYAEFDAGAATKFVLNPNGYVKA is encoded by the coding sequence ATGTCAGGAAACAGAGCAGTCGCCTACAAGGAACCCGGTGTCGTCGAAATCATCGACACCGACTACCCAACGTTTGAACTCAAGGACGGACCGGGCGTCAACCCGGCCAACGTCGGCAGGAAGGTCCCGCACGGGGCCATCCTGCGGACAGTGACCACCAACATCTGCGGTTCGGACCAGCACATGGTCCGCGGACGCACCACCGCACCGCAGAACCTTGTCCTTGGCCACGAAATCACCGGTGAAGTGGTGGAGGTGGGACCCGACGTCGAATTCATCAAGGTAGGTGACATCGTCTCGGTACCGTTCAACATCTCCTGTGGCCGCTGCCGGAACTGCAAGGAACAGAAGACCGGCATCTGCCTCAACGTCAACCCCGACCGCCCCGGCAGCGCCTACGGCTACGTGGACATGGGAGGCTGGGTCGGCGGACAGGCGGAGTATGTCCTGGTCCCGTACGCGGACTGGAACCTCCTGCGCTTCCCGGACCGGGACCAGGCCCTGGAGAAGATCATGGACCTGACCATGCTCTCGGACATTTTCCCCACCGGCTTCCACGGCGCAGTCACAGCCGGTGTCGGCGTCGGGTCCACCGTGTACGTTGCCGGTGCCGGTCCCGTGGGCATCGCTGCCGCGGTCGGCGCCCAACTGCTGGGGGCCGCCGTCGTGATTGTGGGCGACATGAACGAGGACCGCCTGGCCCAGGCCCGATCCTTCGGCTGCGAAACCGTCAACGTCTCCCAAGGCGATCCCAAGGACCAGATCGAGCAGATCCTGGGCGTTCCCGAAGTGGACTGCGGCGTTGACGCTGTGGGCTTCGAAGCCCGGGGACACGGAAAGGACGCCTCGCACGAAGCCCCGGCCACCGTGCTGAACTCACTCATGGACATCACCGCGGCCGGCGGCGCCCTGGGCATCCCGGGCCTCTACGTGACCGGCGATCCGGGCGGAATCGACGACGCCGCCAAGCACGGTTCGCTCTCCCTGTCGTTGGGGACGGGCTGGGCCAAGTCCTTGTCCTTCACCACCGGTCAATGCCCCGTGATGAAGTACAACCGCCAGTTGATGATGGCCATCCTCCACGACAAGGTCCAGATCGCCAAGGCGGTCAACGCCCAGGCCATCCCGCTCGAAGACGCGCCCCGCGGCTACGCCGAATTCGACGCCGGAGCCGCAACCAAGTTCGTACTGAACCCCAACGGCTACGTGAAGGCCTGA
- a CDS encoding bifunctional 5,10-methylenetetrahydrofolate dehydrogenase/5,10-methenyltetrahydrofolate cyclohydrolase yields the protein MNTQVLSGKQLATLIQQRAGEEARALENSGRHPVLAVVVATDDESTLWYVRSIERAAERLGIGCRIVDLGPEATEQVLASVLGDLSTEPSVNGIILQTPLPVGVKADSLVGLIAPEKDIDGANPLSLGRLAVGQPAFAPATAQAVVELLDHFDVPVAGRNVAVVGRSAVVGKPLALLLLERDATVTICHSRSGPLERYTLPADVVVVAAGRTGLLKGSHISPETVVVDVGTNVLPDGSLVGDVDEASVTGIAAGLTPVPGGVGSVTTALLLLHTVEAARQQEPAQLATATSSARI from the coding sequence GTGAACACCCAAGTGCTTTCCGGCAAGCAGCTGGCAACCCTCATTCAACAGCGCGCCGGGGAAGAAGCCCGCGCCCTGGAGAACAGCGGGCGCCATCCCGTCCTGGCCGTGGTGGTTGCCACCGATGACGAGTCGACGCTTTGGTACGTCCGCTCCATCGAACGTGCAGCCGAACGGCTGGGCATCGGTTGCAGGATCGTGGACCTGGGACCCGAGGCCACCGAGCAGGTATTGGCAAGCGTCCTCGGGGATCTCAGCACTGAACCTTCGGTCAACGGAATCATCCTGCAGACGCCGTTGCCGGTGGGCGTAAAGGCTGATTCGCTGGTGGGCCTCATCGCCCCGGAAAAGGACATCGACGGCGCCAATCCCCTCAGCCTCGGCCGCTTGGCTGTAGGCCAACCCGCCTTCGCCCCCGCAACAGCGCAAGCCGTGGTGGAACTGCTGGACCACTTTGATGTGCCCGTCGCGGGACGCAACGTGGCCGTCGTCGGACGATCCGCAGTAGTGGGCAAGCCGCTGGCCTTGCTCCTCCTGGAGCGGGACGCGACTGTCACCATCTGCCATTCCAGGTCGGGGCCGCTGGAGCGCTATACCCTGCCGGCCGACGTCGTGGTTGTTGCCGCCGGCAGGACGGGCCTGCTTAAAGGCAGCCACATCTCACCGGAGACGGTAGTGGTCGACGTCGGAACCAACGTCCTGCCCGACGGCTCACTGGTGGGGGACGTTGACGAGGCGAGCGTCACCGGTATCGCGGCCGGGTTGACCCCGGTGCCCGGCGGCGTAGGCTCAGTCACCACAGCCCTGTTGCTCCTGCACACGGTTGAAGCCGCACGGCAGCAGGAGCCGGCCCAATTGGCCACCGCCACCTCCTCCGCCCGGATCTGA